The proteins below are encoded in one region of Papilio machaon chromosome 27, ilPapMach1.1, whole genome shotgun sequence:
- the LOC123722550 gene encoding uncharacterized protein LOC123722550, whose product MLIGAPSLALHLKSLEGNPGILPVKKGSAYLQKDHWTILKVLNLDQLYTDLINIDTNYQVLENLLNYNRSIPLEFLSLEKHVQYHRFITFEKYSQLVPQRLKRGLVDPLGSLIKIITGNLDHEDALKYDKLTTELNKNQIVISNRLTLITKIIDGLINNTDLVNTNIRQLEERLKIFETELRTQKNWIFGTYLMGLLNLFINNYRTIFIKLSEIETALALSKLSVLHQSIVNSTELLGHLQAISLYGNLLYTPTEMNLVKIEETIIVKSYIKKNQITFILEIPLIHNVTYNYYKIYSLPIYNEKINLTITIFPNYPFLMAKGTKTIPIVKPCRTLAAGEEFLCTDNDRALYAESTCLEQLITFKNISNCQQRSILIENPKVQQVDDENWILYSRTETTVLQNCKDDITRFSVFGTYMMTLNEPCEIVVDNIKIYHHSAYSMNAEIEPMPIVSLPQLHSDINTLSGAHALDIKDVNLDEIKYMSHALKNSELVHSVTSVTNVYSSSWFILTCVLMFIFIISAFIILRKYLLKFVCLQNYRKSRKNDKSDNFALEGGKVMLDARPSALD is encoded by the coding sequence ATGTTGATAGGTGCACCGTCGCTGGCCCTTCATCTGAAATCACTTGAAGGCAATCCTGGAATCTTACCCGTTAAAAAAGGAAGTGcgtatttacaaaaagaccattggacaatattaaaagttcTAAATTTAGACCAATTATATACCGATCTTATTAATATCGATACAAACTACCAAGTATTAGAAaacttgttaaattataatcgtTCCATACCTCTAGAATTTCTTTCTCTTGAGAAACATGTTCAATATCAtcgttttattacatttgaaaaGTACAGCCAACTTGTTCCTCAGCGTCTGAAAAGAGGCCTAGTTGATCCCTTAggttctttaataaaaattattaccgGCAACCTTGATCACGAAGACGCTCTCAAGTACGATAAGCTTACcacagaattaaataaaaaccaaattgttatctctaaCAGGCTCACTTTAATCACTAAAATAATAGatggtttaattaataatacagacctagttaatactaatattagacAGTTAGAAGAGAGacttaaaatctttgaaacaGAATTGAGAACTCAAAAGAATTGGATATTTGGCACATATTTAATGGGAttacttaatttgtttatcaatAATTATCGTACAATATTCATTAAGTTAAGTGAAATTGAAACAGCCTTAGCTCTAAGCAAATTGTCAGTTTTACATCAAAGTATTGTAAACTCTACTGAATTATTAGGTCATCTACAAGCTATATCTTTGTATGGTAATTTACTGTATACACCTACTGAAatgaatttagtaaaaattgaaGAAACCATTATTGTAAAATCGTATATTAAGAAAAACCAGATAACGTTCATATTGGAAATTCCTCTTATTCATAAtgtaacttataattattataaaatctattccTTACCCATCTATAATGAAAAGATAAACCTCACTATTACCATATTTCCTAATTACCCCTTCCTCATGGCAAAAGGTACGAAAACTATTCCGATTGTAAAACCTTGTCGCACCCTAGCCGCTGGAGAAGAGTTTCTTTGCACAGACAATGATAGAGCTCTATATGCAGAATCTACATGTTTGGAACAATTAATaacattcaaaaatatctCTAACTGTCAGCAACGATCTATTTTAATTGAGAACCCAAAGGTACAACAAGTAGATGACGAAAATTGGATCCTGTACAGTCGTACAGAAACCACCGTGTTACAAAATTGCAAAGACGATATTACTAGATTCTCTGTTTTTGGAACATATATGATGACCCTAAATGAACCCTGCGAGATCGTAGtggacaatattaaaatttaccatCACTCCGCCTACTCCATGAATGCCGAGATTGAGCCAATGCCCATAGTGAGCCTGCCACAACTACATAGCGACATCAATACATTATCCGGTGCGCATGCACTCGATATAAAGGACGTCAACCTCGACGAGATCAAGTACATGTCACACGCGTTGAAAAACAGTGAATTAGTGCATAGTGTTACAAGTGTTACCAATGTGTACAGCTCTAGCTGGTTTATACTTACGTGTGTTTTAATGTTCATCTTTATAATTtctgcatttataattttaagaaaatatttgttaaaatttgtatgtttgcaaAATTATCGGAAAAGCCGTAAAAACGACAAATCCGATAATTTCGCTCTTGAGGGGGGAAAAGTTATGTTGGACGCTCGCCCCTCAGCCTTAGATTAG
- the LOC123722563 gene encoding uncharacterized protein LOC123722563: MEVQIKPVPETMLKIIPIFEGDNRHLNLYIRKCEYVIERYRGNDEQNLYVYHVVTSRLSGNAAALLSERDDIVTWSQLKDLLEQHFGDPRSEECINIELESLKINPGETYLSFCNRIQTVRSNLISKVNTHTNQELKTAKIAIYNNTALNVFLYNLPENMVRIVRLKSPSTLEAALSVVLEEVNFHDQYTLRNKMYGPSSKPAQHSNHLMPSHPPIGLRYKPNLQQIPSRTQQIFGNSVNQNSGFRLPQPGFRLPIKGFSNHPQGQQFGYRPQLQQFGYRPQLQQFGYRPQLTQQFGYKPPIGQTSFNKSMPPQQFQTDVSMRTAPLNNNAFKVNELTESDYVNEDYYYDPNYYEQHQYNTDNYDEYPIENDTNESMNDPNQVNTDQNHPFEKQASLPNNT, translated from the coding sequence ATGGAAGTTCAAATAAAGCCCGTTCCCGAGACAATGTTAAAAATCATCCCTATTTTTGAAGGAGATAatagacatttaaatttatacataagaAAATGTGAATATGTAATCGAAAGATATCGCGGTAATGacgaacaaaatttatatgtataccaCGTTGTTACTAGCCGTTTATCAGGTAATGCAGCCGCGTTATTATCTGAAAGAGACGATATAGTGACATGGTCACAACTAAAAGATTTACTAGAGCAACATTTTGGTGATCCTAGAAGTGAAGAATGTATAAACATCGAACTTgagagtttaaaaattaatcccGGCGAAACTTACCTTTCTTTTTGCAATAGGATTCAGACAGTACgatctaatttaatttcaaaagtaaATACCCATACAAATCAGGAATTAAAAACTGCTAAAATcgctatttataataatacggCCTTAAAcgtctttttatataatttgccAGAGAATATGGTACGTATAGTGCGTTTAAAATCACCCTCTACACTAGAAGCCGCATTAAGTGTGGTTCTTGAAGAAGTAAATTTCCATGATCAATAcactttaagaaataaaatgtatggaCCTTCATCTAAGCCCGCGCAACATTCGAATCATTTAATGCCATCGCATCCACCCATTGGATTACGTTACAAGCCTAACTTGCAACAAATACCAAGTAGAACACAACAAATTTTTGGTAATTCCGTTAATCAAAATTCCGGTTTCCGTTTACCTCAACCTGGGTTCCGGCTACCAATAAAAGGTTTTAGTAATCATCCCCAAGGTCAGCAGTTTGGCTACCGCCCTCAGTTACAACAGTTTGGCTACCGCCCTCAGTTACAACAGTTTGGCTATCGTCCTCAGTTAACCCAACAATTCGGTTATAAACCCCCAATAGGACAGACATCCTTTAATAAATCCATGCCCCCACAACAGTTTCAAACAGACGTATCAATGCGTACTGCCCCACTTAATAATAATGCCTTTAAAGTTAACGAACTTACGGAATCAGATTACGTAAACGAAGATTATTATTACGACCCCAATTACTATGAGCAACATCAATACAATACAGACAACTACGATGAATACCCCATTGAAAATGATACCAACGAAAGTATGAACGACCCTAATCAAGTTAACACTGACCAAAACCACCCTTTCGAGAAACAAGCCTCTCTCCCGAACAACACATAG
- the LOC106714139 gene encoding regulator of chromosome condensation — MPAARGVKRTASKSSAPASTTGPKNKKKRGAVQLEIPSAPKKRGRVFACGQGDVGQLGLGEDVVETTKFKYVSGLGDKIVDIRAGGMHTVAIDTDGKVWTFGCNDEGALGRITKGDKDEGTPKTVSLPQKAVSISAGDSHTAALLDNGDVYAWGAFRDSHGSMGLVVRGRETKGCQEPIRVDIGETAVAIASGGDHLVILSTSGAVYTMGCGEQGQLGRLSQRSASRDARQGFSALLTPAKVTLKLGASRIWAGCHATFVLDANGDKVFAFGLNNYGQLGITGEKRKTAIFSPTECDAFTSLNTTWSAIACGQHHSLAVDGNGQLYAIGRTDYGRLGLGERTEDAEMLEPVPKLQNKKCISISTGIANSFAVTDNGEAFSWGMGSEGQLGTGAATDASEPTPPSSAPFDTRPPIAVSAGGQHTVILLEETKELSPPPEKKAEMETQEETAEEQEPEVEKVEKKRPTKRQKKQEQDEEISSTSTAQSAEAKPEKVNGDEKKENAMEVDENDKPDDKKETEDKKPEPEEENETEEAEKAETNQPDTMDTSSQETTDSESKPMDTDGQTDTQNDMNTDRQTDKMDHIPTDNALITSA, encoded by the exons ATGCCGGCGGCGCGCGGAGTAAAACGGACGGCGTCCAAATCTTCGGCCCCTGCATCAACAACAGGAccaaaaaacaagaaaaaacgTGGAG CAGTACAGTTAGAGATCCCCAGTGCACCAAAGAAGCGCGGCCGCGTGTTCGCTTGCGGTCAGGGAGATGTTGGACAATTGGGACTCGGAGAGGATGTTGTGGAGACTACAAA GTTCAAATATGTATCAGGTCTTGGTGATAAAATAGTAGATATACGTGCAGGAGGGATGCATACTGTTGCTATAGATACTGATGGAAAG GTGTGGACTTTCGGTTGTAATGATGAAGGTGCATTGGGTCGTATAACAAAAGGTGACAAAGACGAGGGCACGCCGAAGACGGTGTCATTACCACAGAAAGCAGTGTCAATATCCGCTGGTGACTCTCATACAGCTGCATTACTTGATAATGGTGATGTGTACGCGTGGGGAGCTTTTAGG GACTCTCACGGCAGCATGGGGCTGGTGGTGCGTGGCAGAGAAACTAAAGGCTGTCAGGAACCGATCAGAGTTGACATCGGTGAGACAGCTGTGGCCATCGCATCCGGTGGTGACCATCTTGTTATATTAtct ACATCAGGTGCTGTGTACACAATGGGTTGTGGTGAGCAGGGACAACTTGGTCGTCTCTCACAGCGATCAGCATCCAGAGATGCTCGTCAGGGAttca GTGCACTTCTAACGCCAGCTAAAGTGACACTAAAGTTAGGCGCATCCCGCATATGGGCAGGATGTCATGCCACATTTGTGTTAGACGCTAATGGTGACAAAGTGTTTGCATTCGGACTTAATAATTACGGACAACTAG GTATAACTGGTGAGAAACGTAAAACAGCTATATTTTCACCAACGGAATGTGATGCGTTTACCAGTTTGAATACAACATGGAGTGCAATAGCTTGCGGACAACATCATTCCCTTGCTGTAGATGGTAACGGACAGTTATATGCCATCGGACGGACTGATTATGGAAG GTTAGGTTTGGGTGAGAGGACGGAAGATGCTGAGATGTTGGAGCCTGTACCCAAGTTACAGAACAAGAAGTGTATTAGTATATCTACTGGTATAGCAAATTCATTCGCTGTCACTGATAATg gcGAGGCGTTCTCATGGGGTATGGGCAGTGAGGGTCAGCTGGGTACAGGCGCTGCGACAGACGCCAGCGAGCCCACACCTCCCAGCAGCGCCCCCTTCGACACCAGGCCACCCATTGCTGTCTCTGCTGGTGGTCAGCACACTGTCATACTGCTG GAGGAAACAAAAGAGTTATCTCCGCCGCCAGAGAAGAAAGCGGAAATGGAAACACAAGAAGAGACAGCAGAAGAGCAGGAACCAGAAGTAGAGAAGGTAGAGAAGAAGCGGCCGACGAAAAGACAGAAGAAGCAAGAACAAGACGAAGAGATATCGTCCACGTCGACTGCTCAATCTGCGGAAGCGAAACCAgag aaaGTAAACGGAGACGAGAAAAAGGAAAATGCAATGGAAGTTGATGAAAATG ATAAACCTGATGACAAAAAAGAAACAGAAGACAAAAAACCGGAACCAGAAGAAGAGAACGAGACAGAAGAAGCGGAAAAAGCAGAAACAAACCAACCCGACACAATGGATACATCCAGTCAGGAGACAACGGATAGTGAATCCAAACCTATGGATACGGATGGACAGACGGATACACAGAATGACATgaatacagacagacagacggacaaGATGGACCACATACCTACCGACAATGCCTTGATCACTTCCGCGTGA